A single region of the Thioalkalivibrio nitratireducens DSM 14787 genome encodes:
- the ctaD gene encoding cytochrome c oxidase subunit I, with translation MSAVSSEVIHQEERPRGITRWLFTTNHKDIGTMYLVFALVMFFVGGSMALVIRTELFQPGLQLVDPQFFNSMTTMHALVMIFGVVMPAFTGLANWQLPLMIGAPDMALPRINNWSFWILPVAFTLLLSTLFMPGGAPAAGWTLYPPLVLQTGDAFPFLVFALHLMGLSSIMGAINIIATILNMRAPGMTLMKMPMFIWTWLITAFLLIAAMPVLAGAVTMLLTDKYFLTSFFNAAGGGDPVMFQHIFWFFGHPEVYILILPAFGIVSTILPTFARKPLFGYTSMVYATAAIAFLSFIVWAHHMFTVGLPLAGLLFFMFSTMLIAVPTGVKVFNWVATMWRGSMTFETPMLFAIGFIVMFTIGGLSGVMLAITPVDFQYHDTYFVVAHFHYVLVPGAVFAIMAGVYYWLPKWTGHMYNETLGKWHFWLSTIFVNVTFFPMHFLGLAGMPRRIPDYATQFTGFNEIASIGAFGFGFAQLIFLYIVVQAVRGGARASDRVWEGAQGLEWTLSSPPPYHSFTTPPQVR, from the coding sequence ATGAGTGCAGTAAGTTCCGAAGTGATCCACCAGGAGGAACGTCCGCGCGGCATCACCCGCTGGCTGTTCACCACGAACCACAAGGACATCGGGACGATGTACCTGGTGTTTGCGCTGGTGATGTTCTTCGTCGGCGGCAGCATGGCGCTGGTGATCCGTACCGAACTGTTCCAGCCGGGCCTGCAACTGGTCGATCCCCAGTTTTTCAACTCGATGACCACGATGCACGCGCTGGTGATGATCTTCGGCGTGGTGATGCCGGCCTTCACAGGCCTGGCCAACTGGCAGCTCCCGCTGATGATCGGCGCGCCCGACATGGCGCTGCCCCGCATCAACAACTGGAGCTTCTGGATCCTGCCAGTCGCGTTCACCCTGCTGCTTTCTACCCTGTTCATGCCTGGGGGGGCACCGGCGGCCGGTTGGACCCTCTATCCGCCGCTGGTGCTGCAGACCGGGGACGCGTTTCCATTTCTGGTCTTCGCGCTCCACCTGATGGGGCTCTCGTCGATCATGGGCGCGATCAACATCATCGCGACGATCCTGAACATGCGGGCACCCGGCATGACGCTGATGAAGATGCCGATGTTCATCTGGACCTGGCTGATCACGGCATTTCTGCTGATCGCGGCGATGCCGGTGCTGGCGGGGGCGGTGACGATGCTGCTGACCGACAAGTATTTCCTGACCAGCTTCTTCAACGCCGCAGGCGGTGGTGACCCGGTGATGTTCCAGCACATTTTCTGGTTCTTCGGCCATCCCGAGGTGTACATTCTGATCCTGCCTGCTTTCGGCATCGTCTCGACGATCCTGCCGACGTTCGCGCGCAAGCCCTTGTTTGGCTATACGTCGATGGTGTACGCGACGGCGGCTATCGCGTTCCTGTCGTTCATCGTCTGGGCGCACCACATGTTCACGGTCGGGCTGCCGCTGGCCGGGCTGCTGTTCTTCATGTTCTCGACGATGCTGATCGCGGTCCCGACTGGGGTCAAGGTGTTCAACTGGGTGGCCACGATGTGGCGCGGGTCGATGACCTTCGAGACGCCAATGCTGTTCGCGATCGGGTTCATCGTGATGTTTACCATCGGCGGGCTCTCCGGGGTGATGCTCGCGATCACACCGGTGGATTTCCAGTATCACGACACCTATTTCGTGGTGGCGCATTTCCATTACGTGCTGGTTCCGGGTGCCGTATTCGCGATCATGGCCGGGGTCTACTACTGGCTGCCGAAGTGGACCGGCCACATGTACAACGAAACCCTGGGCAAGTGGCATTTCTGGCTGTCGACCATCTTTGTGAACGTCACGTTCTTCCCGATGCATTTTCTCGGCCTGGCCGGAATGCCCCGGCGGATCCCGGACTACGCGACGCAGTTCACCGGCTTCAACGAGATCGCAAGCATCGGCGCATTCGGCTTCGGTTTCGCGCAGTTGATCTTCCTGTACATCGTCGTCCAGGCCGTGCGCGGGGGTGCCCGGGCGAGCGACCGGGTCTGGGAGGGCGCGCAGGGGCTGGAATGGACGCTGTCGTCGCCGCCGCCCTACCACAGTTTCACGACTCCGCCGCAGGTCAGGTGA
- the coxB gene encoding cytochrome c oxidase subunit II — protein MSSGTTASTVRVGLSVWLLGFPGAAAASNYGLNLPVGVTEISSRVYGLHMLVFWICVAIGIVVFSAMFYSILRHRKSLGVKAARFHENTAVEVLWTLVPLSILVGMAIPATRVLIAMEDTSASDMTVKVTGYQWKWHYEYLDEEVSFFSNLATPQEQILGLEEKGEHYLLEVDNPMVVPVGKRIRILLTASDVIHAWWVPDLAIKRDAIPGFINEVWTRIDEPGVFRGQCAELCGRGHAFMPIVVVAKDEAGWQAWLEEQRASKAADETLAMADWSMDDLMARGREVHETHCAACHQAGGEGIPGVFPAIQGSAIATGALEEHLEIVIRGQPGTAMAAFGPQLSDADLASVITYQRNAWGNDTGDVVTPARIGSAR, from the coding sequence ATGAGCTCTGGAACGACGGCCAGCACAGTTCGTGTCGGGCTGTCCGTGTGGCTTCTGGGTTTTCCCGGGGCGGCCGCGGCGAGCAATTACGGCCTGAACCTGCCGGTCGGTGTCACCGAGATCAGCAGCCGGGTGTACGGCCTGCATATGCTGGTCTTCTGGATCTGTGTGGCAATCGGCATCGTAGTCTTTTCCGCGATGTTCTATTCGATCCTCCGACACCGCAAGTCCCTGGGCGTCAAGGCTGCCCGTTTCCACGAAAATACCGCAGTGGAAGTTCTCTGGACGCTCGTTCCCCTGTCCATCCTGGTGGGCATGGCGATCCCGGCTACCCGTGTGCTGATCGCGATGGAGGACACCTCGGCGTCCGACATGACGGTGAAGGTCACGGGCTACCAGTGGAAGTGGCATTACGAGTACCTGGACGAGGAAGTGAGCTTTTTCAGCAATCTGGCCACACCCCAGGAACAGATTCTCGGTCTCGAGGAAAAGGGCGAGCATTACCTGCTCGAAGTGGACAATCCCATGGTGGTTCCGGTGGGAAAAAGGATCCGGATCCTGCTGACGGCCAGTGACGTGATTCATGCCTGGTGGGTTCCGGACCTGGCCATCAAGCGGGATGCGATCCCCGGGTTCATCAACGAGGTCTGGACCCGGATCGACGAACCCGGCGTGTTTCGCGGGCAGTGCGCGGAACTGTGCGGACGCGGCCACGCCTTCATGCCCATCGTGGTGGTCGCCAAGGACGAGGCCGGCTGGCAGGCATGGCTGGAGGAACAACGCGCCAGCAAAGCGGCCGACGAGACGCTGGCCATGGCCGACTGGAGCATGGACGACCTGATGGCCCGGGGCAGGGAAGTGCACGAGACGCACTGTGCCGCCTGTCACCAGGCAGGTGGCGAGGGCATACCGGGAGTGTTTCCCGCCATCCAGGGCAGCGCGATCGCCACGGGCGCGCTGGAGGAGCACCTCGAGATCGTGATCCGGGGCCAACCCGGCACCGCGATGGCGGCCTTCGGCCCCCAGCTGAGCGACGCGGATCTTGCGTCCGTCATCACCTACCAGCGCAATGCCTGGGGGAACGACACTGGCGATGTGGTTACGCCTGCACGGATCGGCTCGGCCCGCTAG
- the parA gene encoding ParA family partition ATPase, whose product MSILAVVGNKGGTGKTTLTLNLATGLSRQDSVVIVDADPQQSAYQWRLIGDEDSGLPPVVAAAYGLGKTVGALREAHTHVVIDCPPSIKAPQTEHALRIAEYVLIPVQPSPMDLWATSHIARIIEKMRPENPGLRALIVMSQTELRTTLSRLMPEAVQELDLPVACTSLRRRSIHRHCVLEGRSVFQVGRRGEAAAAEINDLITEIFAPRHD is encoded by the coding sequence ATGAGCATTCTGGCCGTCGTCGGGAACAAGGGAGGCACCGGAAAAACCACGCTGACGCTGAATCTTGCGACGGGCCTGTCGCGGCAGGATTCGGTGGTCATCGTCGATGCTGACCCGCAGCAGTCGGCCTACCAGTGGCGCCTGATCGGTGACGAAGATTCGGGGCTGCCCCCCGTGGTCGCCGCCGCCTACGGGCTCGGCAAGACCGTTGGCGCGCTCAGGGAGGCACATACGCACGTAGTCATCGACTGTCCGCCGTCGATCAAGGCCCCGCAGACGGAACACGCGCTGCGTATCGCCGAATACGTGCTGATTCCGGTGCAGCCGTCGCCGATGGACCTCTGGGCCACCAGCCACATCGCCCGGATCATCGAGAAGATGCGCCCGGAAAACCCGGGACTGCGTGCGCTGATCGTGATGAGCCAGACCGAACTCCGCACCACGCTCTCGCGCCTGATGCCGGAGGCGGTGCAGGAACTGGATCTGCCGGTGGCATGCACCTCGCTGCGGCGTCGCTCGATCCACCGCCACTGCGTGCTGGAGGGCCGCAGCGTCTTCCAGGTGGGCCGCCGCGGGGAGGCCGCGGCGGCCGAGATCAACGACCTGATCACGGAGATCTTCGCCCCTCGCCATGACTAA
- a CDS encoding PrkA family serine protein kinase encodes MDFAETLIAQYARDYQKRQEAELPLTKYLEACADDPMMYATAAERLVAAIGDPKVVDTSKDERLGRIFLNRTIKVYPAFEDFYGMEETVERIVGFFRYAAQGLEEHKQILYLLGPVGGGKSSLAERLKALMEKHPIYVLKAADELSPVFESPLGLFDPEAHGPELEGRFGIPKRRLTGLISPWAVKRLDEFGGDLSRFSVVRLYPSRLRQIAVAKTEPGDENNQDISSLVGKVDIRKLELYSQNDTDAYSYSGGLNRANQGILEFVEMFKAPIKMLHPLLTATQEANYVGTENIGAIPFQGIIMAHSNEAEWQTFRNNRNNEAFLDRISVIKVPYCLRATEERQIYEKLIRTSELSEAPCAPSTLDLLAKFSVLTRLKEHENSSLYSKVRIYDGESLKDTDPKAKSMQEYRDVAGVDEGMHGVSTRFAFKVLSETFNYDNREVAADPVHLLYMLEQSIRREQFPEETERRYLEFIKTELAPRYADLIGNEIQKAYLESYHDFGQNLFERYVAYADAWIEDHDFKDPDTGQMLDRGSLNQELSKIEKAAGIANPKDFRNEVVKFALRAQANQGGKMPSWTSYEKIREVIEKRMFSQVEDLLPVISFGTKADSELERKHSDFVQRMVERGYTERQVRRLVEWYMRVKQTG; translated from the coding sequence ATGGATTTCGCGGAAACCCTGATCGCCCAGTACGCCCGGGACTACCAGAAACGGCAGGAAGCGGAGCTGCCGCTGACGAAGTATCTGGAGGCCTGTGCCGACGATCCGATGATGTACGCGACCGCGGCCGAACGGCTGGTGGCCGCGATCGGCGACCCGAAGGTCGTCGACACGTCCAAGGACGAGCGACTCGGGCGCATCTTCCTGAACCGGACGATCAAGGTCTATCCGGCGTTCGAGGACTTCTACGGCATGGAGGAGACCGTCGAGCGTATCGTCGGCTTCTTCCGCTACGCTGCGCAGGGCCTGGAGGAGCACAAGCAGATCCTCTATCTGCTCGGCCCGGTGGGTGGCGGCAAGTCGTCGCTGGCCGAACGCCTGAAGGCCTTGATGGAAAAGCACCCGATCTACGTGCTGAAAGCCGCCGACGAGCTCTCGCCGGTGTTCGAAAGCCCGCTCGGCCTCTTCGATCCCGAGGCGCACGGACCGGAACTGGAGGGGCGCTTCGGCATTCCGAAACGGCGGCTGACCGGATTGATCTCGCCTTGGGCCGTCAAGCGGCTGGACGAGTTCGGTGGCGACCTGTCGCGCTTCTCCGTGGTGCGCCTGTACCCGTCGAGGCTTCGGCAGATCGCGGTCGCGAAGACCGAGCCCGGCGACGAGAACAACCAGGACATCTCCTCGCTGGTCGGCAAGGTCGACATCCGCAAGCTCGAGCTCTACAGCCAGAACGACACCGACGCCTACAGCTACTCGGGCGGCCTGAACCGGGCGAACCAGGGCATCCTGGAGTTCGTCGAGATGTTCAAGGCCCCGATCAAGATGTTGCACCCGCTGCTGACCGCGACCCAGGAAGCCAACTACGTCGGCACCGAGAACATCGGCGCGATTCCGTTCCAGGGCATCATCATGGCGCACTCGAACGAGGCCGAGTGGCAGACCTTCCGCAATAACCGCAACAACGAGGCGTTCCTCGACCGGATCTCGGTGATCAAGGTGCCCTATTGCCTGCGCGCGACCGAAGAGCGGCAGATCTACGAGAAGCTGATCCGCACCAGCGAACTGAGCGAGGCCCCCTGCGCCCCGTCCACGCTGGACCTGCTGGCGAAATTCTCGGTACTCACACGGCTGAAGGAACACGAGAACTCGAGCCTGTACTCGAAGGTGCGCATCTACGACGGCGAAAGCCTGAAGGACACCGACCCGAAGGCGAAGTCGATGCAGGAATACCGCGACGTTGCCGGCGTCGACGAGGGCATGCACGGCGTCTCGACCCGGTTCGCGTTCAAGGTGCTTTCCGAAACCTTCAACTACGACAACCGCGAGGTCGCGGCCGATCCGGTGCACCTGTTGTATATGCTGGAGCAGTCGATCCGGCGCGAGCAGTTCCCGGAGGAAACCGAGCGTCGCTACCTCGAATTCATCAAGACCGAACTCGCGCCGCGCTACGCGGATCTCATCGGCAACGAGATCCAGAAGGCCTACCTCGAGTCTTATCACGACTTCGGCCAGAACCTTTTCGAGCGCTACGTCGCCTACGCCGACGCTTGGATCGAGGACCACGACTTCAAGGATCCCGACACCGGGCAGATGCTCGATCGCGGGTCCCTGAATCAGGAACTGTCCAAGATCGAAAAGGCCGCGGGGATCGCGAACCCGAAGGACTTCCGCAACGAGGTCGTCAAGTTCGCGCTGCGCGCCCAGGCGAACCAGGGCGGAAAAATGCCGTCGTGGACGTCCTACGAGAAGATCCGCGAGGTGATCGAGAAGCGCATGTTCAGCCAGGTCGAGGATCTTCTGCCCGTGATCAGCTTCGGCACTAAGGCGGACTCGGAACTCGAGCGCAAACACAGTGACTTCGTGCAGCGCATGGTCGAGCGCGGTTATACCGAGCGCCAGGTGCGCCGGCTGGTCGAGTGGTACATGCGCGTCAAGCAGACCGGCTGA
- a CDS encoding YeaH/YhbH family protein, with protein MVNIVDRRLNPKDKSLANRQRFIRRAKRQILDAVRDVSAKRKVTEVGQGEEAIRIPSDGLQEPSFRKASGTGVRRHLMPGNKEYRAGDTIPRPEGGGGRGAGGSPDGEGEDEFQFTVSRDEFLDLFFENLELPALARTQLSKIEQQGLQRAGYSVSGSPATLNLTRTMRNSLSRRLALHRPKRDEILDLDREIDRLERSGKEPERLRELIREREALTRRSRLIPYIDPIDLRYNRFVPTPRPISQAVMFCLMDVSGSMTEDMKDLAKRFFMLLYLFLERRYRHVDIVFIRHTHIAQEVDEETFFYSRETGGTLVSPALDEMKRVVRERYPPGEWNIYAAQASDGDNTPSDNPIAFRTMEEIILPLCRYFAYIEVGEERGWEAKTTLWEVYERLVAAGHPIAMRKVKQRADIFPVFRDLFTPAELRA; from the coding sequence GTGGTCAACATCGTCGACCGGCGCCTCAACCCGAAGGACAAGAGCCTCGCGAACCGCCAGCGCTTCATCCGCCGGGCCAAGCGGCAGATCCTGGACGCGGTGCGCGATGTCTCGGCGAAGCGCAAGGTCACCGAGGTGGGCCAGGGGGAAGAGGCGATCCGCATCCCCTCCGACGGCCTGCAGGAACCTTCTTTCCGCAAAGCCTCCGGGACCGGCGTGCGACGCCACTTGATGCCCGGCAACAAGGAATACCGTGCCGGTGACACCATCCCCCGCCCCGAGGGTGGTGGCGGGCGCGGCGCAGGCGGCAGCCCGGATGGCGAGGGCGAGGACGAGTTCCAGTTCACCGTGAGCCGCGACGAGTTTCTCGACCTGTTCTTCGAGAACCTCGAACTCCCGGCACTGGCCCGCACCCAGCTCTCCAAGATCGAGCAGCAGGGCTTGCAGCGGGCGGGTTACTCGGTATCCGGCTCACCGGCCACGCTGAACCTGACCCGGACGATGCGCAACTCGCTGTCGCGGCGACTCGCGCTGCATCGGCCCAAGCGCGACGAGATCCTCGACCTCGACCGCGAGATCGATCGGCTGGAGCGCTCGGGCAAGGAGCCGGAACGCCTGCGCGAACTGATCCGCGAGCGCGAGGCGCTGACCCGGCGCTCGCGCCTGATCCCCTACATCGACCCGATCGACCTGCGTTACAACCGCTTCGTGCCGACCCCACGCCCGATCTCGCAGGCGGTGATGTTCTGCCTGATGGACGTCTCCGGCTCGATGACCGAGGACATGAAGGACCTCGCGAAGCGCTTCTTCATGCTGCTGTATCTGTTCCTCGAACGCCGCTACCGGCACGTCGACATCGTGTTCATCCGCCACACCCACATTGCCCAGGAGGTCGACGAGGAGACCTTTTTCTACTCCCGCGAAACCGGCGGCACATTGGTTTCGCCTGCGCTCGACGAAATGAAGCGGGTCGTGCGGGAACGCTATCCGCCGGGCGAGTGGAACATCTACGCGGCACAGGCCTCGGACGGCGACAACACGCCCTCCGACAACCCGATCGCGTTCCGGACGATGGAGGAGATCATCCTGCCGCTATGCCGGTATTTCGCCTACATCGAAGTCGGCGAGGAACGCGGCTGGGAGGCGAAGACCACACTGTGGGAGGTCTACGAGCGCCTGGTCGCGGCCGGACACCCGATCGCGATGCGCAAGGTGAAACAGCGCGCGGACATTTTCCCGGTGTTCCGGGACCTGTTCACCCCCGCGGAACTGAGGGCCTGA
- a CDS encoding SpoVR family protein produces MSRSLESDARLLYTGPDWDYRLVRKTFDAIERIAMGEMGLNPYPSQVEVISSEQMLDAYASMGMPLFYRHWSFGKHFARDEMLYRKGMTGLAYEIVINSNPCLCYIMEENTMTMQTLVMAHAAFGHSHFFRNNQLFKAWTDADSILDYLDFAKRYVSECEERYGADAVERVLDSAHALMSHGVHRYPRRTLNLKQEMERERERRRFQEQSFSDLWRTLPRRESDDGDDDPDLDARQHRLGLPEENLLYFLEKHAPRLAHWQREILRIVRVVAQYFYPQRQTKVMNEGCATAVHYAIMSRLHETGQITDGAFMEFLHAHTNVVFQPEFDDPRFSGINPYALGFGILQDLKRVCEDPTDEDRRWFPDIAGNGDALGTWKTAWAEYRDESFILQFLSPRMMREWRLFSVLDDADERDLIVDAIHDDSGYRELRRALAAQYDLARHEPDIQVVDVDLAGDRRLVLEHRVLDGRLLEERNTLMVLRHLANLWGYPVTLAEVDARDHHILHEYDDVEPDRVIA; encoded by the coding sequence ATGAGCCGAAGCCTCGAATCCGACGCCCGGCTGCTGTACACCGGCCCCGACTGGGACTACCGCCTCGTGCGCAAGACCTTCGACGCGATCGAACGGATCGCGATGGGCGAGATGGGTCTGAACCCCTACCCCAGCCAGGTCGAGGTAATCAGCTCCGAGCAGATGCTGGATGCCTATGCCTCGATGGGCATGCCGCTGTTCTACCGTCACTGGTCGTTCGGCAAGCACTTCGCCCGCGACGAGATGCTCTACCGCAAGGGCATGACCGGGCTCGCCTACGAGATCGTGATCAACTCCAACCCCTGCCTCTGCTACATCATGGAAGAGAACACCATGACGATGCAGACGCTGGTGATGGCGCACGCGGCGTTCGGGCACAGCCACTTCTTCCGCAACAACCAGCTGTTCAAGGCCTGGACCGACGCCGACTCGATCCTCGATTACCTCGATTTCGCGAAGCGTTATGTCAGCGAGTGCGAGGAACGCTACGGCGCCGATGCAGTCGAGCGGGTGCTCGACTCCGCCCATGCGCTGATGAGCCACGGCGTGCACCGCTACCCGCGGCGCACGCTGAACCTGAAGCAGGAGATGGAGCGCGAGCGCGAGCGCCGCCGCTTCCAGGAACAGAGCTTCAGCGACCTTTGGCGCACCCTCCCCCGGCGCGAGTCGGACGACGGCGACGACGATCCGGACCTCGACGCGCGCCAGCACCGCCTCGGCCTGCCCGAGGAGAACCTGCTCTACTTCCTGGAAAAGCACGCGCCGCGGCTGGCCCACTGGCAGCGCGAGATCCTGCGCATCGTGCGTGTGGTCGCCCAGTATTTCTATCCTCAGCGCCAGACCAAGGTGATGAACGAGGGCTGCGCCACCGCAGTGCACTACGCAATCATGAGCCGGCTGCACGAGACCGGGCAGATCACCGACGGGGCGTTCATGGAATTCCTGCACGCCCACACCAACGTGGTGTTCCAGCCCGAGTTCGACGATCCCCGCTTCTCGGGCATCAACCCCTATGCACTGGGTTTCGGCATCCTGCAGGATCTGAAGCGTGTCTGCGAGGATCCCACCGACGAGGACCGGCGTTGGTTCCCGGACATCGCCGGTAACGGCGACGCCCTCGGCACCTGGAAGACCGCTTGGGCGGAATACCGCGACGAGAGCTTCATCCTGCAGTTCCTGAGCCCCCGGATGATGCGCGAGTGGCGGCTCTTCTCGGTGCTCGACGATGCCGATGAGCGCGATTTGATCGTCGACGCGATCCACGACGACTCCGGGTACCGCGAGCTGCGCCGGGCACTGGCGGCGCAGTACGACCTGGCCCGCCACGAACCCGACATCCAGGTGGTCGACGTGGACCTTGCCGGCGACCGTCGCCTGGTGCTGGAACACCGCGTGCTGGACGGACGCCTGCTGGAGGAACGCAACACGCTGATGGTGCTGCGCCACCTCGCCAACCTGTGGGGGTACCCGGTGACCTTGGCCGAGGTCGATGCACGCGACCACCATATCCTCCACGAGTACGACGACGTCGAGCCCGATCGGGTGATCGCCTGA
- a CDS encoding ion transporter: MDPADEEVGARYSLRQRLYLHLEPTAWPRTGLSPANLVIAVLIVFAALLAILETEETLRADAPRFFQYAEFLILLLFSTEYMARLYAAGEDPRYRGVLGRLRYMRTWWAIVDLLAILPSLVTMGGQNTFLLRLLKLLRLLRLSRLGRFSRAWSAIAQAVQLRSFELLLSFGAAGMLLILSSACLYLVEGGEQPEAFGSIPRALWWSVATLTTVGYGDVTPVTALGRILAGITALAGIGLIALPTGVLASAFSDALRRQAAHDRSGQREE, translated from the coding sequence ATGGATCCAGCGGACGAGGAGGTCGGAGCCAGGTACAGCCTGCGCCAGCGGCTGTACCTGCATCTGGAACCCACCGCCTGGCCGCGCACGGGCCTGTCGCCGGCCAACCTGGTCATCGCGGTCCTGATCGTGTTCGCGGCGCTGCTGGCCATCCTCGAGACCGAGGAGACCCTGCGCGCCGATGCCCCGAGGTTCTTCCAGTACGCCGAGTTCCTGATACTGCTGCTCTTCTCGACCGAATACATGGCGCGACTGTACGCGGCCGGCGAGGATCCGCGCTATCGCGGGGTCTTGGGCCGTCTGCGCTACATGCGTACCTGGTGGGCGATCGTCGACCTGCTGGCGATTCTTCCCTCCCTGGTCACGATGGGGGGGCAGAACACCTTTCTGCTGCGTTTGCTGAAGCTCCTCCGACTGTTGCGCCTGTCCCGGCTCGGCCGATTCTCCCGTGCCTGGAGCGCGATCGCCCAGGCGGTCCAGCTGCGCAGCTTCGAACTGTTGCTGAGTTTCGGGGCCGCCGGCATGCTGCTGATCCTGTCCAGCGCCTGTCTCTACCTCGTCGAGGGCGGGGAGCAGCCCGAGGCGTTCGGCAGCATCCCACGCGCCCTCTGGTGGAGCGTCGCGACGCTCACCACTGTCGGCTACGGCGACGTGACACCGGTTACCGCCCTTGGACGGATTCTCGCAGGCATCACCGCACTGGCCGGAATCGGGCTGATCGCACTGCCCACCGGAGTGCTGGCCTCCGCGTTCAGCGACGCGCTGCGCCGCCAGGCGGCACACGACCGTAGCGGCCAACGGGAAGAATAA
- a CDS encoding UDP-galactopyranose mutase: MKFLVDGRHENWPVARSCIRRLVEGGWDPAFAGTPANCEEAWLALMPRAVAARVRGTLLTREVPFTPEDPDAYEYPCPDEANARHYRKCSARACQNPRLLICGRLGEYRYYGYGPGHRTRPGTRRPLAERRGAWLRLPGTQAGW; encoded by the coding sequence GTGAAATTCCTCGTCGACGGGCGCCACGAGAACTGGCCGGTGGCTCGAAGCTGCATTCGCAGGCTGGTCGAAGGCGGCTGGGATCCGGCGTTCGCGGGCACGCCGGCGAATTGCGAGGAGGCCTGGCTGGCGCTGATGCCCCGCGCCGTCGCCGCCCGCGTCCGTGGCACGCTGCTGACCCGGGAGGTGCCGTTCACGCCGGAGGATCCGGATGCCTACGAGTACCCGTGCCCGGACGAGGCGAACGCCAGGCATTACAGGAAATGCTCGGCACGCGCCTGTCAGAACCCGAGGCTGCTGATCTGCGGGCGCCTCGGCGAGTACCGATACTACGGATATGGACCAGGCCATCGCACGCGCCCAGGTACTCGCCGCCCGCTTGCTGAAAGGCGGGGAGCCTGGTTGCGGCTCCCCGGCACCCAAGCAGGTTGGTAA
- a CDS encoding septal ring lytic transglycosylase RlpA family protein, with the protein MRRSTLAVGVLALVLLAVPPATSADVSSGYTEAGIASYYHDRFQGRKTASGERFDQREFSAAHRSLPFGTTVRVTRNDTGQSIVVRINDRGPFRRGRIIDLSREAARELGMLERGLVRVTIEVISPAVRKA; encoded by the coding sequence ATGCGCAGATCCACCCTTGCCGTCGGGGTGCTGGCGCTCGTGCTGCTGGCCGTCCCGCCGGCGACTTCGGCCGACGTCTCTTCCGGGTATACCGAGGCCGGCATCGCATCGTACTACCACGACCGATTTCAGGGCCGGAAGACCGCCAGTGGCGAACGCTTCGACCAGCGCGAATTCTCCGCGGCCCACAGGTCACTTCCCTTCGGAACCACCGTGCGCGTCACCCGCAACGATACCGGTCAGAGCATCGTGGTGCGCATCAACGACCGCGGCCCGTTCCGCAGGGGGCGAATCATCGACCTGTCGCGCGAAGCGGCCAGGGAACTCGGCATGCTCGAGCGCGGACTGGTGCGGGTGACGATCGAGGTGATCAGCCCGGCCGTGCGCAAAGCCTGA